In Anolis sagrei isolate rAnoSag1 chromosome 5, rAnoSag1.mat, whole genome shotgun sequence, the DNA window ctgcaaaatttaattattatgaaCATCTATTTTATTATATCTGTAATTGATTAATCTAACCATCAGCCGACTACTAAAAATACACTTTTTTGTCTGAGCAGTTTGGGCAAATTATGACAAATGTAGTATGATCACTGCTCCTCTTGAGCTGCAATAACCAATCTTACATACATTTAATTCTTTTCTAGTGATCCAAGAAAGTCCCGGAGAAGGTGTAAGATGGTCCATCCTTAGTTTGACAGGCATTTCCTACAAGGATGCAGGTGATTACCGGTGTAAGGCCAAAAACCTGGCTGGAATGTCAGAAGCTTATGTTAGTGTCACCGTTGTTGGGGTCATCACCACAACTGTGTCTCCACAAAAATATGGGAAGAAAACTGCAGTCGACCAGCAGAATACCACCACGCAAGAAGATATCAAACAAGAGCCCTGGAATACAACCACCTTTTCTCCTACAACCGTGCCCACAAACACCACTTTTTCTACAACACTGGCTGCCACTGAAAGCTCTACCACTGAAAGCTCTACCAGCGAACAGCCAGATGAGAAAAAGCAACCCAAGGCCATCCCTGAAGGAAAGAAGAATTCCAAGGCAATTAccaatggaagcaaaaagcagcCAGGTGATATTAGTAAGAAAGATGGGGACACATCAATCAGCACAGCAACAGTGGGAGAGCCAAACCTTCCAGTAAAAAACCTTCGAGTAATTCCTGAAACCCAAGAAAGAGTAACCTTAATGTGGAAAACCATCAATGCCACAAGTCCTGCTCTGACTGTGCTGTACTCAAAGTATGGGGAGAAAGACATGCTGCCTCTGAGCACAGATCCAACAAAAAATAAAGTCACAATAGATGGTTTGGAACCTGGTACCCAATACATGGCCTGTGTTTGCCCCAAAGGAATTCCTCCCACGAAAGACCAATGTATCATTTTCTCTACGGATGGAATAACTATGGAAGAGGATTCTCAGATTTCCTTTTTGCTTGTGGCCAGTGGCATAGCTTGTGCAATTGTTCTACCCCTCATATTTTTTCTACTCTATAAAGTCTTAATGCTTCACAGGAAACCCAAATCTACCCGGGAATCTGACCTGGAAAAAGAGACGTATGTCAAATTTGAAACGCTTTCCCTTAAACCACGTTCGGTGGGGGCAGGTGGAGAGCTCTGGGCTCGAAGGAATACTGAGGAATCAGAAAGACTCCTTCTTTG includes these proteins:
- the LRIT3 gene encoding leucine-rich repeat, immunoglobulin-like domain and transmembrane domain-containing protein 3 isoform X2 codes for the protein MFEIPVNVPVDTVKLRIEKTVIRKIPTEAFYYLVDLRYLWLTYNSVATVDASSFYNLKQLHELRLDGNLLSSFPWESLAEMPNLRTLDLHNNKVTSIPAEAGKYLRNLTYLDVSSNKLTSLPSDLMDIWLPFLETAANRNTESVTQRVILGLQDNPWYCDCRISKLIEFSKIVDTFVILLDPFVACSGPESLAGILFQRAELEQCLKPSVMTSATKITSPLGSNVLLRCDATGYPTPQLTWIRSDNLPVNYTVIQESPGEGVRWSILSLTGISYKDAGDYRCKAKNLAGMSEAYVSVTVVGVITTTVSPQKYGKKTAVDQQNTTTQEDIKQEPWNTTTFSPTTVPTNTTFSTTLAATESSTTESSTSEQPDEKKQPKAIPEGKKNSKAITNGSKKQPGDISKKDGDTSISTATVGEPNLPVKNLRVIPETQERVTLMWKTINATSPALTVLYSKYGEKDMLPLSTDPTKNKVTIDGLEPGTQYMACVCPKGIPPTKDQCIIFSTDGITMEEDSQISFLLVASGIACAIVLPLIFFLLYKVLMLHRKPKSTRESDLEKETYVKFETLSLKPRSVGAGGELWARRNTEESERLLLCSRSSMDSQMTFKSEGSRSEYFC
- the LRIT3 gene encoding leucine-rich repeat, immunoglobulin-like domain and transmembrane domain-containing protein 3 isoform X1, which gives rise to MYQLSCKKVMYLIAAVCIVMSFFEEVESFCPSQCTCIYHGRSDGSGTRSVLCNDPDMFEIPVNVPVDTVKLRIEKTVIRKIPTEAFYYLVDLRYLWLTYNSVATVDASSFYNLKQLHELRLDGNLLSSFPWESLAEMPNLRTLDLHNNKVTSIPAEAGKYLRNLTYLDVSSNKLTSLPSDLMDIWLPFLETAANRNTESVTQRVILGLQDNPWYCDCRISKLIEFSKIVDTFVILLDPFVACSGPESLAGILFQRAELEQCLKPSVMTSATKITSPLGSNVLLRCDATGYPTPQLTWIRSDNLPVNYTVIQESPGEGVRWSILSLTGISYKDAGDYRCKAKNLAGMSEAYVSVTVVGVITTTVSPQKYGKKTAVDQQNTTTQEDIKQEPWNTTTFSPTTVPTNTTFSTTLAATESSTTESSTSEQPDEKKQPKAIPEGKKNSKAITNGSKKQPGDISKKDGDTSISTATVGEPNLPVKNLRVIPETQERVTLMWKTINATSPALTVLYSKYGEKDMLPLSTDPTKNKVTIDGLEPGTQYMACVCPKGIPPTKDQCIIFSTDGITMEEDSQISFLLVASGIACAIVLPLIFFLLYKVLMLHRKPKSTRESDLEKETYVKFETLSLKPRSVGAGGELWARRNTEESERLLLCSRSSMDSQMTFKSEGSRSEYFC